In Bythopirellula goksoeyrii, a single window of DNA contains:
- a CDS encoding esterase/lipase family protein produces the protein MKGPIRNSLFWRNILCVAVCLLISSGCSFLPRKKTVWQQPCYAEPNPDGIGNWSLAVAEESYAAAQHSEAAECPDCVDLYYQAATTSWPVMERELAKQGKTSVRSAELHRSAVAKLLVTAQRFGRWDPCRGVTVSTTCGKTHLPTTYQGFTWGPEEFRQLEPAGNYASPNISRAFRNGGLGVPLVVVRETAYRQPFTQKERIFSATAVLRPNDSQSGYQLEFHDPLRENTTVVAGTQVPLANDITAPFVFATQGENRQWLNGFLLPGRADDRDGLFMIEPFQPGKIPVVFIHGLLSDPATWVDVINELRAKPELNEHYQWWAFRYATGEPFLTSAARLRRQMTELRQTYDPTHCDTALSQTVLVGHSLGGLVAKLQVTQSGDRLWRTVADRPLANVLTTPQTRRDLHDAFFFPPSNSVARVVYIGTPHEGSPLARRPIGRLGSALVDPSERSEMMHSQLVCDNPNLFSPELQKRFPTSIDLLEPTSPLLNATLALPYSPSVALHSIVGYGYHTCTGEPSDSVVPVHSARLQGVQSEKDVQAKHEYLHRDPITIAEIARILRIHLRQNGLY, from the coding sequence GCGCAACATTCTCTGTGTCGCCGTCTGCCTGTTGATTAGCAGCGGTTGCAGCTTTCTGCCTCGAAAGAAAACCGTTTGGCAGCAACCTTGTTACGCTGAACCTAATCCGGATGGCATCGGAAACTGGTCGCTGGCGGTCGCGGAGGAAAGCTATGCAGCCGCACAGCATTCCGAGGCCGCCGAGTGCCCCGACTGCGTCGACCTCTATTATCAGGCAGCCACCACCAGTTGGCCTGTGATGGAACGTGAACTTGCCAAGCAAGGTAAGACCTCAGTTCGATCTGCCGAACTTCATCGCTCAGCGGTTGCCAAGCTGCTCGTAACGGCTCAGAGATTTGGTCGTTGGGATCCGTGCCGCGGAGTTACCGTTTCCACGACCTGTGGGAAGACCCACTTGCCGACGACGTATCAAGGATTCACTTGGGGACCGGAAGAATTTCGGCAACTTGAACCCGCCGGCAATTATGCCTCCCCTAATATATCTCGTGCGTTTCGCAATGGAGGGCTAGGAGTGCCATTGGTCGTAGTACGAGAGACGGCATACCGCCAGCCTTTCACTCAGAAGGAACGGATATTCTCTGCTACTGCCGTATTACGGCCGAATGACTCGCAGTCGGGCTACCAACTCGAATTTCATGATCCGTTGCGTGAGAACACGACCGTCGTAGCGGGAACTCAGGTTCCGCTGGCTAACGATATTACCGCACCTTTTGTCTTTGCAACGCAAGGGGAGAATCGACAGTGGCTCAATGGTTTTCTCTTGCCAGGAAGGGCCGACGATCGCGATGGCCTGTTCATGATCGAGCCATTTCAGCCAGGAAAGATCCCCGTTGTTTTCATTCATGGTCTGCTCAGTGATCCGGCCACATGGGTTGATGTTATCAACGAACTCCGCGCCAAACCGGAGTTGAATGAACATTACCAATGGTGGGCCTTTCGTTATGCCACGGGTGAGCCTTTCCTGACCAGCGCGGCTAGGTTACGGCGTCAGATGACAGAGCTTCGACAAACATACGATCCCACCCATTGTGATACTGCGCTGTCTCAGACCGTGTTGGTCGGACACAGCCTGGGAGGCCTAGTTGCCAAGCTCCAAGTTACCCAAAGCGGCGATCGACTCTGGCGAACCGTCGCCGACCGGCCGCTGGCGAATGTCCTGACGACTCCACAAACACGCCGTGACTTGCATGACGCATTTTTCTTTCCGCCCTCAAACTCCGTGGCTCGAGTCGTCTACATCGGCACCCCTCACGAGGGTTCACCCTTGGCACGTCGCCCCATCGGACGACTCGGCTCAGCGCTCGTAGACCCTTCTGAACGCTCTGAGATGATGCACAGTCAACTCGTCTGTGATAATCCGAATCTCTTCAGCCCCGAACTCCAGAAGCGTTTCCCCACGAGCATCGATCTCCTGGAGCCGACAAGTCCCTTGTTGAATGCTACGCTGGCGTTGCCCTATTCGCCCTCGGTGGCTTTGCATTCGATCGTGGGCTACGGCTATCACACATGCACCGGCGAACCCTCCGATAGTGTGGTTCCCGTTCATAGTGCGCGACTGCAAGGCGTCCAAAGCGAGAAAGATGTACAGGCCAAACACGAGTATCTCCACCGCGACCCAATCACAATAGCTGAGATAGCCCGTATCCTCCGTATCCATTTACGCCAAAATGGTCTCTACTGA
- a CDS encoding HdeD family acid-resistance protein, which yields MSTDSPAVAATEKLHELHQLREHWWAFLALGIALIVIGSICIIHPCVASVASVVLFGFLLLGGGIAQILSSFLAARWSGTLMHLFVGVLYGIVGFMIIDAPAENTLLLTKILAIFLMVVGLIDILSSLMQRFHGWGWVLLNGGVTFLLGLLINRQWPSSALWVIGLFIGIEMIFNGWSWIMLGLGIKPHAKAA from the coding sequence ATGTCTACAGATTCACCTGCCGTTGCGGCAACTGAGAAACTTCATGAATTACATCAACTGCGCGAACACTGGTGGGCGTTCTTAGCGCTCGGCATCGCTTTAATTGTGATCGGGTCGATTTGTATTATTCATCCATGCGTCGCTTCAGTAGCTTCGGTCGTACTGTTTGGATTCTTGCTGTTGGGGGGTGGAATTGCCCAGATTCTCAGCTCTTTCCTGGCGGCCCGATGGAGCGGCACGCTCATGCATTTGTTTGTCGGTGTACTCTATGGAATAGTCGGTTTTATGATCATCGACGCTCCCGCAGAAAATACTCTGCTCCTTACGAAGATTCTGGCAATCTTTCTGATGGTGGTTGGACTGATTGATATCCTTTCTTCGCTTATGCAAAGGTTTCACGGTTGGGGTTGGGTGCTACTAAACGGCGGTGTCACATTCCTTCTAGGACTCCTGATAAACCGCCAGTGGCCAAGTTCTGCGTTGTGGGTCATTGGCCTGTTCATCGGTATCGAGATGATTTTCAACGGCTGGTCTTGGATCATGCTGGGCTTGGGAATCAAGCCGCATGCAAAGGCTGCCTAG
- a CDS encoding ankyrin repeat domain-containing protein — MSIIFSATLVMLLIGCEQSEELAKMGVEEPISNDSPVDVPQRSAKETSEETKKQTQNVSTPETEQVEVDFSAFQDAALAGDGRKVQQAIDGGIDVNQADDQQRTALMLAAFNGHTPIVKLLLDDGAELDHRDALGRTALMFAATADNGETVELLIDAGADVNAVDTGEGFTSLMHAAAEGQLKVVQILLKHQADPTIRDVDGDTALDFATQNGHTDVVNLLTQ; from the coding sequence ATGAGTATTATTTTCTCGGCAACTTTGGTGATGTTACTGATCGGTTGCGAGCAGTCAGAAGAGTTGGCAAAGATGGGAGTAGAAGAACCGATCAGCAACGACTCTCCGGTCGACGTGCCTCAGAGATCGGCGAAAGAGACCTCAGAGGAAACGAAAAAGCAGACGCAAAATGTTTCAACCCCCGAAACTGAACAGGTTGAAGTCGATTTCTCGGCATTCCAGGATGCTGCCTTAGCTGGAGATGGCAGAAAGGTTCAGCAGGCGATCGATGGAGGAATCGATGTCAATCAGGCGGATGATCAGCAACGGACTGCGCTGATGTTGGCGGCGTTTAATGGGCACACACCCATTGTGAAACTCTTGCTAGACGATGGGGCTGAGTTAGACCATCGTGATGCCCTCGGGCGTACCGCACTCATGTTTGCTGCAACCGCTGACAACGGCGAGACGGTAGAGTTGCTGATTGACGCCGGTGCCGATGTCAATGCGGTTGATACGGGTGAAGGCTTTACGTCGCTCATGCATGCCGCTGCTGAGGGTCAACTTAAAGTGGTGCAGATTCTCTTAAAGCACCAAGCAGATCCAACTATCCGGGATGTGGATGGTGACACGGCCCTCGATTTTGCCACACAAAACGGACACACTGATGTCGTGAATTTGTTGACGCAGTAG
- a CDS encoding sodium:solute symporter — protein sequence MIAAVFFTGVDWAVLIGYFVGIMALGLFFWRRNNSADQFTLGGRSLPGWLCGLSIFATYLSSISYLALPGKAFVDNWNVFVYSLGIPLAAFIAVQYFVPLYRNSGEVSAYSLLETRFGLWARIYASCFYLLYQVARIGVVMYLMALPMAVLFGWDIRKVIIVTGGIVTAYSFVGGIVAVIWADAIQAIVLMAGAILALAILLAGMPGGPTEVIEIASEGGKFSLGSKSLLDVSQPTIWVVLAFGLFDNLRNFGIDQSYIQRYLSAETDGEARKSVWFGALLYVPVSALFLFIGSSLYAYYVTHPADTQEVRVIVAEQRLMQAGVPVDSSSYQEQLSRTASELTDKDLGDRVFPHFIAANLPQGARGLLIAAVFAAAMSTVSTSLNSSATLVMSDFYKRLLRPESTDAQHVGVLRGATIVWGAMGTIMALVLVRLTESALDVWWLMSSVLGAAIVGLFLLGLMVPKITSRGAIVVLGVGMLVIAWMTFSISNYWPESLSRFASPFNSFLVIVIGPTTMVLLGLLFSRRKSVH from the coding sequence ATGATTGCAGCGGTTTTTTTCACCGGAGTCGATTGGGCAGTACTGATCGGCTACTTCGTAGGCATCATGGCGCTGGGTTTGTTCTTTTGGCGGCGCAACAATTCTGCTGACCAATTCACCTTGGGTGGGAGATCACTCCCAGGCTGGTTGTGTGGACTTTCGATCTTCGCAACCTACCTGAGTAGCATTAGCTATCTGGCCTTGCCAGGAAAAGCGTTCGTGGATAACTGGAATGTCTTTGTCTATTCCTTGGGTATCCCTTTGGCTGCGTTTATCGCAGTGCAGTATTTTGTGCCCCTCTATCGCAATTCAGGAGAAGTCTCGGCCTACTCTTTGCTTGAGACGCGATTCGGACTGTGGGCCAGAATCTATGCGAGCTGTTTCTACTTACTCTACCAAGTCGCTCGAATCGGCGTGGTAATGTATCTGATGGCGTTGCCCATGGCAGTATTGTTCGGTTGGGATATCCGTAAAGTGATCATCGTGACCGGAGGGATCGTGACGGCGTATTCTTTCGTTGGCGGAATCGTCGCTGTGATTTGGGCAGATGCTATTCAGGCGATCGTCTTAATGGCGGGGGCGATTCTAGCTCTAGCCATTCTACTGGCAGGGATGCCTGGAGGTCCCACGGAAGTAATCGAAATTGCCAGTGAGGGCGGCAAGTTCTCGCTCGGAAGTAAGTCCCTGTTAGATGTTTCTCAGCCGACAATTTGGGTCGTGCTTGCCTTTGGATTGTTTGACAATCTGAGAAACTTCGGCATTGATCAGAGTTATATTCAGCGCTACCTCTCTGCAGAAACAGATGGAGAAGCGAGAAAAAGTGTGTGGTTTGGTGCGTTACTTTATGTTCCTGTCAGTGCCCTTTTCTTATTCATCGGCTCTTCTCTTTATGCCTACTACGTGACTCATCCTGCTGATACGCAAGAGGTGCGAGTCATCGTTGCAGAGCAAAGGTTGATGCAAGCTGGCGTGCCGGTTGATTCCTCCAGTTACCAGGAGCAACTTAGCCGTACAGCGAGCGAGCTGACCGACAAAGACTTAGGAGACCGTGTATTCCCGCACTTTATCGCAGCGAATCTTCCCCAAGGTGCTCGCGGGCTGTTGATCGCGGCAGTCTTCGCAGCAGCAATGAGTACCGTCTCGACCTCCCTCAACTCTTCAGCCACCTTGGTAATGAGCGACTTCTACAAGCGTTTGTTGAGACCCGAATCGACCGATGCGCAGCACGTAGGTGTACTACGCGGTGCGACTATCGTTTGGGGAGCGATGGGAACGATCATGGCGCTCGTGCTAGTACGGCTGACGGAAAGTGCACTCGATGTATGGTGGCTGATGTCGAGTGTCTTGGGCGCGGCAATCGTCGGTCTATTCCTCCTGGGATTGATGGTACCTAAGATCACCAGCAGAGGAGCTATTGTCGTTCTCGGCGTGGGAATGCTCGTAATTGCGTGGATGACCTTTTCCATAAGCAACTACTGGCCGGAATCGCTTAGCCGTTTCGCCAGTCCATTTAACTCATTCTTAGTAATCGTCATTGGGCCGACGACGATGGTGCTTTTAGGCTTGTTGTTCTCACGACGAAAATCGGTCCACTAA
- a CDS encoding class I SAM-dependent methyltransferase, producing MITSASVDPLIPPLRINKFLIELIAEISETPTDQVAFQFKQEHTDLGGSVRRAMAEKGIQFYEWSSELEQFYASTDAFLYETLVWNRSGLKNEMRSWIGEYLAKVSTAPQRVLTFGDGLGIDAYYLAQLGHEVTYFEISQQCAEFARRIFERGNLQVTMLDTPEQLEPNSFDAVICLDVLEHVPDPLSLVGWLSSNLRDSGKLFIHAPFHYLHPAVTTHLRSNRRYSGDLHTLYAPHGLFPVDGQLFWNPIVFEKSESAKPRRLPRQLQIGSFLLGIGKHWSTPHNLVAQMLINTKRLAAMVEEG from the coding sequence ATGATTACTTCAGCAAGTGTCGATCCTCTCATCCCTCCCCTGCGAATCAATAAGTTCTTAATCGAGCTGATTGCAGAGATAAGTGAGACGCCGACGGATCAGGTTGCATTTCAATTCAAGCAGGAGCATACCGACCTGGGAGGAAGTGTGCGGCGAGCTATGGCTGAGAAAGGAATTCAGTTCTACGAGTGGAGTTCCGAATTAGAGCAGTTTTATGCCTCAACTGATGCGTTCCTTTATGAGACGCTCGTTTGGAATAGGTCGGGTTTAAAGAACGAAATGCGAAGCTGGATTGGAGAGTACCTTGCCAAAGTCTCAACTGCGCCCCAGCGAGTCCTAACTTTTGGCGACGGTTTGGGAATCGACGCCTACTATCTGGCCCAACTCGGTCATGAGGTAACCTATTTCGAAATCTCCCAACAGTGTGCCGAATTCGCCCGTCGGATTTTTGAGCGAGGCAATCTCCAAGTCACCATGCTTGACACTCCGGAGCAACTTGAGCCGAACTCTTTTGACGCGGTGATTTGCCTTGACGTGTTAGAGCATGTCCCCGATCCGCTCTCATTGGTTGGATGGCTCAGCAGCAACTTGCGAGATTCAGGAAAACTTTTCATTCACGCTCCGTTCCATTATCTCCACCCTGCCGTGACGACACACTTGCGAAGTAATCGTCGATATAGCGGCGATCTTCACACGCTGTATGCACCTCACGGTCTCTTTCCGGTTGACGGTCAGCTCTTCTGGAACCCAATCGTTTTTGAAAAGAGCGAATCGGCCAAACCACGACGACTTCCCAGGCAATTGCAGATCGGTAGTTTCTTATTGGGAATCGGCAAGCATTGGTCGACTCCTCATAATTTGGTTGCTCAGATGCTGATTAATACAAAAAGGCTAGCTGCGATGGTGGAAGAGGGGTAG
- a CDS encoding glycosyltransferase encodes MLITLSLIGLMVLVPVWGVAHYLHWFSDYELPPIEEAELPNAAIILAARGASPTLNECLTRLAGQDYPRYQVYAVIDHPTDPANAIIQEWSAKNPGTSLEISYLENPLSNAYLKTSAVMQCIGSLPDNVGAVVLADADTLTYPTWLRDLIRPLLVEGVGLVTGNRWYDPTVHSVGGLTRFFYNTLCVPPMYFIRATWGGSLAIKRSLFNTESYHDGIADSFSEEVIFQKLTRHAGLSIEVQPDVMILNQESCSLSAVFNFMKRQLLWTRLYHPGWIPLLIGLSLVYIVFTGFLCVGVCGLISGYGRLGGIMLGGLVLEIISCQILSEWLHRSISRRALKVQGIEFPKIDWPARCRMLGVLPVSFVIISYAMFAAAIAKRVKWSGITYEVIPPDGIHMLEYLTMNEVSKTP; translated from the coding sequence ATGTTGATCACCTTGAGCCTGATCGGACTAATGGTGCTGGTTCCCGTGTGGGGTGTGGCACATTATCTCCACTGGTTTTCCGACTACGAACTACCGCCGATCGAAGAAGCAGAGTTACCAAATGCTGCGATAATTTTAGCCGCAAGAGGAGCATCTCCAACCTTGAACGAGTGCCTAACTCGACTTGCGGGCCAAGATTACCCACGGTATCAAGTGTATGCAGTCATCGATCACCCGACCGATCCAGCGAACGCGATTATCCAAGAATGGAGTGCAAAGAATCCAGGCACCTCACTGGAAATCTCCTATCTGGAAAATCCTTTATCGAATGCTTATCTCAAAACGAGCGCTGTCATGCAATGCATTGGCAGTTTGCCCGACAACGTTGGTGCCGTGGTCCTTGCCGATGCTGATACGCTCACTTATCCGACGTGGCTTCGGGACTTGATTCGGCCGCTATTAGTCGAAGGCGTTGGGCTTGTGACGGGCAATCGTTGGTATGATCCTACGGTGCACTCTGTGGGAGGACTCACTCGGTTCTTTTACAATACCCTCTGTGTACCCCCTATGTATTTTATACGAGCTACTTGGGGAGGTTCGCTCGCCATCAAGCGATCTCTGTTCAATACCGAAAGCTATCATGATGGAATCGCTGACTCGTTTAGTGAGGAGGTTATCTTTCAAAAATTGACTCGGCATGCCGGACTAAGCATTGAAGTACAACCTGACGTGATGATTCTCAATCAAGAAAGTTGCTCCCTGAGTGCGGTCTTCAATTTCATGAAGAGGCAACTCTTATGGACGCGACTGTATCATCCAGGATGGATTCCGCTATTGATTGGCCTGTCGTTAGTCTATATCGTTTTTACTGGTTTCTTGTGCGTTGGAGTGTGCGGCCTAATCAGCGGCTACGGCCGCTTGGGTGGAATCATGTTGGGCGGACTCGTTCTGGAAATCATCTCTTGTCAGATTCTCTCCGAATGGCTGCATCGGTCCATTTCTCGGAGAGCTTTGAAGGTACAGGGTATCGAATTTCCGAAAATCGACTGGCCCGCTCGATGCCGCATGCTAGGAGTCCTGCCGGTATCATTCGTCATAATTAGCTATGCCATGTTCGCGGCAGCCATTGCCAAGCGAGTCAAATGGAGCGGCATCACCTATGAAGTCATTCCTCCCGATGGCATTCACATGCTAGAGTACCTCACCATGAATGAGGTTAGTAAAACCCCATGA
- a CDS encoding SDR family oxidoreductase — protein MAKYTLLTGSTGLLGRYLLRDLLLAGKRLAVVVRPSRQQTIQQRIESILQFWENDLQMQLSRPVILAGNITEENLGLDEESRQWIAEHCDAVIHSAASLTFLEEADGEPWRTNVGGTHNVLQLCHDTNIRKLHYVSTAYVCGMREDRVYESELDCGQAFRNDYEKSKLQAEQLVRGDDFIEELTVYRPAVIAGDSRTGYTNTYHGLFLYLKIMCILARNTEPDSDGVRRTEVQLHLTGEEQRNVIPVDWAAAVISHLFCNTEAHGRTFHIAPQVRMTPRQMIEAGCSYFNSTGVEFIGHAEELELSDGELQRHAYENSTLYRDYEYSDPEFDLTNLEKFAGHLPCPVIDEAMFHRFMKYGEEDNWGKRRLPEARNPLNVGKLLEKAVRNVPTRQDQPFENQHPKQELCLDLTGPGGGQWIITLKGDQIIALKPGSNSSSCATITMPADLLVALMQKDSSGDLSQGQKLAGPLSTLKAKVSSGVDGSPEQLFIVALGRAVADQACDRSDYDLLPRKDQSQPA, from the coding sequence TTGGCAAAGTACACACTTTTGACCGGATCCACCGGCCTACTGGGGCGATACCTGCTTCGTGATTTGTTACTGGCCGGCAAGAGACTGGCCGTGGTTGTTCGGCCAAGCCGCCAGCAGACAATTCAGCAGCGGATAGAATCGATCCTGCAATTCTGGGAAAACGACTTGCAGATGCAATTGAGTCGCCCCGTCATTCTTGCTGGAAACATCACTGAGGAAAATCTAGGTCTCGACGAAGAATCACGTCAGTGGATTGCCGAGCATTGCGACGCGGTCATTCATAGTGCCGCATCACTGACGTTCCTCGAGGAAGCCGATGGCGAACCATGGCGAACAAATGTCGGTGGCACTCACAATGTATTGCAGCTTTGCCACGATACGAATATTCGCAAACTTCACTATGTCTCGACCGCCTACGTCTGCGGAATGCGCGAGGATCGGGTGTATGAATCTGAACTCGACTGCGGACAGGCTTTCCGCAACGATTACGAAAAGAGCAAACTTCAGGCTGAACAATTAGTTCGCGGTGACGACTTCATCGAAGAACTTACTGTTTATCGCCCTGCTGTGATTGCTGGCGATTCCCGGACCGGCTACACGAACACCTATCATGGTCTGTTCCTTTATCTCAAGATTATGTGCATACTGGCCCGCAACACGGAGCCCGATTCCGATGGCGTTCGTCGCACAGAAGTGCAGCTCCATCTAACCGGAGAAGAACAACGTAACGTGATTCCCGTCGATTGGGCAGCGGCGGTTATTAGCCACTTGTTCTGCAATACCGAAGCACACGGCAGAACCTTTCATATCGCGCCACAAGTGCGAATGACCCCTCGCCAGATGATCGAGGCGGGTTGCAGTTATTTCAATTCGACCGGCGTGGAGTTCATCGGCCATGCCGAAGAGCTGGAACTCTCTGACGGGGAATTGCAACGCCATGCCTACGAGAACTCCACCTTGTACCGGGACTATGAATATAGCGATCCCGAATTCGATTTGACCAATTTGGAGAAGTTTGCTGGGCATCTCCCCTGCCCTGTTATCGATGAAGCAATGTTCCACCGCTTTATGAAGTATGGAGAGGAAGACAATTGGGGGAAACGCCGCCTTCCAGAGGCTCGGAACCCCTTAAATGTGGGCAAGTTGCTTGAGAAGGCCGTGAGAAATGTTCCGACTCGGCAAGATCAACCCTTCGAGAATCAGCATCCCAAACAGGAACTTTGCCTCGATCTCACTGGTCCTGGTGGTGGGCAATGGATCATCACCTTGAAGGGCGATCAAATCATTGCGTTAAAACCTGGAAGCAATTCTTCAAGTTGTGCGACAATCACCATGCCAGCCGATCTGCTCGTAGCCCTGATGCAAAAGGACTCAAGCGGAGATCTTTCCCAAGGGCAGAAACTTGCAGGACCCTTGAGTACTTTGAAGGCAAAGGTTTCCAGTGGTGTGGATGGATCGCCTGAGCAATTGTTTATCGTGGCCTTGGGACGGGCTGTTGCGGACCAGGCTTGCGACAGATCTGATTACGATCTTTTGCCGCGCAAAGACCAATCTCAACCTGCGTAG
- a CDS encoding efflux RND transporter permease subunit, translating to MGFSFFLRHRDAVLLLVLLVYPFVVWKALEAFQGGSTNTDDWLPESFAETNDLRWFQKHFVSDDLLVVSWDGFTLEDPRATELADLLSSPIDVGDGERIVLTRKVMTPQDVIAQLQAEPLSLSRREAEKRLCGWLTCDQSTTGCLLVLMSEEGWPYRDEVVQTIEQWAQQEKSLTKNDLHLAGLTLDSMAIDEASNRHMAAMMLGSYGLSILLMVLLFRSVGLAVIVFFDALFCQQLSLAVITLSGTQMDSVLLIVPSLVYVLAVSTCVHVLNYYRDSLREVSLEDAPAQAMRHALVPCLLSTTTTGIGLISLMVSSLVPVDKFAFFGTVGLLLSTGILFILLPCQLSWLGPRLKLLPEDPDESPPQSTAWTTLQNIVQRLRWPILVATVIAFIVSGWGISQLQTSARVYDLFTHDSRIIQDYDWFEENIGPLVPLEIVLRMPNAEAGSSAPGMLDKLRLVATIARLVDNHPQIGAVISAATFAPPIERKSRRPFQVARETFINNQLENFRTEFAQNGFFAEAPNEELWRISARTYAGSIFKFSEVMNSLSNELDPLLEKASALGFKNTSLVYCGGVPLVQKTQRQMLVDLKAGFLSAAWLISVVMVLLAFVHLWPAWREATSPLQRGQIGIKSLLAGGVSMISNLLPCAIIFGAMGLIHVRVDIGSLLTASVALGIAVDDTLHFLSWFRRGLSQGSDRREAVALAYRQCGLAMLETTLICGLGLLVYALSPFVPIARFAWLMFAMLSVALVGDLVVLPALLLGRTGGFFQADKLPSPETDNS from the coding sequence ATGGGGTTTTCTTTTTTCCTACGCCATCGAGATGCTGTCTTACTTCTAGTGCTACTCGTCTATCCTTTCGTGGTATGGAAGGCCTTGGAAGCTTTTCAAGGGGGATCGACTAATACGGATGATTGGCTTCCGGAATCGTTTGCAGAGACGAACGACCTACGCTGGTTTCAAAAACACTTTGTTTCTGACGATTTGCTCGTAGTGAGTTGGGATGGCTTTACGCTCGAAGATCCACGGGCAACTGAGCTAGCCGATCTCCTGAGCAGCCCTATCGACGTGGGTGATGGGGAGCGAATCGTATTGACTAGAAAAGTCATGACCCCGCAGGATGTGATTGCTCAATTGCAGGCCGAGCCGCTTTCGCTATCGCGGAGGGAGGCTGAGAAACGACTCTGTGGATGGCTTACGTGCGACCAGAGTACAACCGGTTGTCTGTTAGTATTGATGTCTGAAGAGGGTTGGCCCTATCGGGACGAAGTCGTTCAGACCATTGAACAATGGGCTCAGCAAGAAAAGAGTCTGACTAAGAACGATCTGCACCTCGCTGGACTGACGCTCGACTCGATGGCAATCGACGAAGCAAGTAACCGCCACATGGCTGCGATGATGTTGGGTTCTTATGGGCTGAGTATCTTATTGATGGTGCTCTTGTTTCGCAGTGTCGGACTAGCCGTTATCGTATTCTTCGACGCTTTGTTTTGTCAGCAGTTGAGCCTGGCAGTGATAACGCTCTCAGGGACGCAAATGGATAGCGTCTTGCTGATTGTGCCCTCGCTAGTGTATGTGCTGGCCGTATCGACGTGCGTGCATGTGTTGAATTACTATCGTGACAGCCTCCGTGAAGTCTCCCTGGAAGATGCCCCTGCGCAGGCCATGAGGCACGCACTGGTTCCTTGTCTGTTGTCGACGACCACAACAGGGATTGGCTTGATCTCTCTGATGGTTAGTTCACTGGTACCTGTCGATAAGTTTGCCTTTTTTGGCACGGTCGGATTGCTACTTTCTACAGGAATCCTGTTTATATTGCTTCCCTGCCAGCTCTCATGGCTTGGCCCCAGGCTGAAGCTACTGCCTGAGGATCCCGATGAGAGTCCTCCCCAATCAACTGCCTGGACGACTCTCCAAAACATCGTTCAACGATTGCGGTGGCCGATTCTGGTTGCAACCGTGATTGCTTTTATCGTGAGTGGTTGGGGAATCTCCCAACTTCAAACCAGCGCGCGTGTTTACGATTTATTCACCCATGACTCGCGGATCATCCAGGATTACGATTGGTTCGAGGAGAATATCGGTCCTTTGGTCCCACTTGAAATCGTGCTGCGCATGCCTAATGCCGAAGCGGGGAGCAGCGCCCCGGGGATGTTGGATAAACTCCGCCTAGTGGCAACGATTGCTCGTCTTGTCGACAACCACCCACAGATTGGAGCTGTCATTTCGGCTGCCACCTTTGCCCCGCCAATCGAGCGCAAGAGTCGCCGCCCGTTCCAGGTGGCCCGTGAGACGTTCATTAACAACCAGCTGGAAAACTTTCGCACAGAGTTTGCCCAGAACGGCTTCTTCGCCGAAGCTCCCAACGAAGAACTCTGGAGAATTAGTGCCCGCACCTATGCAGGCAGTATATTCAAGTTCAGCGAAGTCATGAATTCATTGAGCAACGAACTCGACCCACTCCTAGAGAAAGCAAGCGCACTCGGATTCAAGAATACGTCGCTTGTCTATTGTGGTGGAGTGCCATTGGTGCAAAAGACACAGCGGCAAATGTTGGTTGACCTAAAGGCCGGTTTTTTGTCGGCCGCCTGGCTGATCTCAGTTGTCATGGTCCTGTTGGCGTTTGTCCATCTATGGCCAGCATGGAGGGAGGCAACTTCTCCCCTACAACGCGGGCAGATCGGAATCAAGAGCTTGCTTGCGGGCGGGGTCTCGATGATTTCCAATTTACTGCCATGCGCAATTATTTTTGGTGCCATGGGATTGATCCACGTAAGGGTCGATATCGGCTCCTTGCTCACAGCAAGTGTTGCCTTGGGAATCGCTGTGGATGACACTTTGCATTTTCTTTCGTGGTTTCGTCGGGGTCTCAGCCAAGGTAGCGATCGCCGAGAAGCGGTCGCATTGGCCTATCGCCAGTGTGGGTTGGCAATGCTCGAAACGACTCTCATCTGCGGACTAGGTCTGCTCGTCTATGCACTTAGCCCTTTTGTACCTATTGCCCGTTTTGCCTGGCTTATGTTCGCAATGCTCTCCGTAGCCCTGGTGGGGGATCTCGTGGTACTTCCTGCCCTTCTCCTGGGGCGTACAGGAGGTTTCTTTCAGGCAGACAAACTGCCTTCGCCTGAAACTGACAATTCTTAG